The Desulfohalovibrio reitneri genome contains a region encoding:
- a CDS encoding IS3 family transposase: protein MKRGPYAKVAERNADLLARIRGIKADHPFWGYRRVWAFLRFVDGVVVGQNRVYRLMSEHDLTVKPNLRLKAKRKPTGVKPRPSRPNEWWGIDMTKIKIDGYGWLYVVIVLDWRTKKVVGHYAGDQAKAWHWLSALNAAVGRQFPEGVRGGGLHLMADNGCQPTSTSFMKACRVMDIKLAFTSYNNPKGNADTERFMRTMKEELVWINEWRSPTAFYQALGSWIEEYNQGYLHSALGYKTPVTTEQELINSRTLLQKAC, encoded by the coding sequence ATGAAGCGCGGACCATATGCAAAGGTCGCCGAGCGCAACGCCGACCTCCTGGCCCGCATTCGCGGCATCAAGGCCGACCATCCGTTCTGGGGATACCGTCGGGTCTGGGCGTTCCTGCGCTTCGTGGACGGCGTTGTCGTCGGCCAAAACCGCGTCTACCGGCTCATGAGCGAGCATGACCTCACGGTGAAGCCCAACCTGCGACTCAAGGCCAAACGCAAGCCGACCGGCGTCAAGCCCCGGCCCTCGCGACCCAACGAGTGGTGGGGTATCGACATGACCAAAATCAAGATTGACGGCTACGGCTGGCTGTACGTGGTCATTGTGCTTGACTGGCGCACCAAGAAGGTCGTCGGCCACTACGCCGGCGATCAAGCCAAGGCATGGCATTGGCTCTCGGCGCTCAACGCGGCTGTCGGCAGGCAGTTCCCCGAAGGCGTGCGCGGCGGCGGTCTTCATCTCATGGCCGACAACGGCTGCCAACCGACCTCGACGAGCTTTATGAAGGCTTGCCGCGTCATGGACATCAAGCTCGCCTTCACCAGCTACAACAACCCCAAAGGCAACGCCGACACAGAGCGCTTCATGCGCACCATGAAGGAAGAGCTGGTCTGGATCAATGAATGGCGTAGCCCGACGGCCTTTTACCAAGCCTTGGGCTCCTGGATCGAAGAATACAACCAAGGCTACCTGCACTCGGCGCTGGGGTATAAAACCCCGGTGACAACCGAGCAGGAACTGATCAACTCGCGGACTCTCTTACAAAAGGCTTGCTAA
- a CDS encoding transposase, translating to MKRRKWTPEQKTRVVLEGLRGRPVGEVCAEYAISQNQYYKWRDQFLAQAHRAFEQEHGAQRTARLERENMKLKSLIGELTIELKKSGPFG from the coding sequence ATGAAGCGACGGAAGTGGACCCCGGAGCAGAAGACTCGGGTCGTCCTCGAAGGCCTTCGAGGACGACCCGTGGGCGAAGTGTGCGCCGAGTACGCCATCTCGCAGAACCAGTATTACAAGTGGCGCGATCAATTCCTTGCCCAGGCGCACAGAGCGTTCGAGCAAGAGCACGGCGCACAGCGTACGGCCAGACTTGAGCGCGAAAACATGAAGCTCAAAAGCCTGATCGGTGAGTTGACCATTGAGCTAAAAAAAAGCGGGCCGTTCGGATGA